In Erpetoichthys calabaricus chromosome 4, fErpCal1.3, whole genome shotgun sequence, one genomic interval encodes:
- the cip2a gene encoding protein CIP2A, with protein sequence MDTASSLKSLLLAINQYKNSKTVQNASQLQKHLDVISGFKSSKLFASNQVLPNECLTNLVELVADPNSNTSLTLQITGLLSHLVSDDETRDTLLNSCNLISALASAVHSNSSTPKAQVVLQSLHLLQKITYNARVSHSNANVDDLLTFLMQHIQTPDEDLMIPCLGLMANLCRHNLSVQAYIKSLSNVKSFYRTLITFLAHNSLTVVVFALSILTSLTFNEEVGEKIFHGKNIHQTFQLIFNIIVNGDGTLTRKYAVDLLVDLLKNPKIADYLSRYEHFSLCLSQVLGLLHGKDPDSAEKVLQLLIAFCLDGNLCKILCKTIFATRIFAANDCKKGSNGKVIEPVISLLHWCSQDDHQNSCLLALELIKELLLEAIDSTLSSSLLPFVDFLLPILLELLQVPVQPPHDSSAKKKCARTVRAIDILLVLTDDESFKMNIAKRITANMCVSILEYQFSSNSMEIDFGSYFSVFGIIDADIVLKTLNLMSKIKHLVPNLETSFYKILQDQRLITPLSAALTSDDRQRVQTALRLLFEAAPLPDFPAMVLGESIAANNSYRKHTTDILVRGKPLHDSSAIMPKQCCQTYSTDGPPKSNIQNLIEKLQTGIELKDQIKDKRVSDIIDVYEQKISALALEEGRLQDLLEAKALALAQSDRLIVQYRCQRVQAEEEVRKLASLLKDAERKNEEFSVLLNNQQLESERAKDDIERLYQHNRKLQIVAEEHESLKMSFSDLANTYDGTEKQLKDLQASHNNLNKQAEMIKKQNENLKFQHDKTLAQLSEVEEKRKEVIKELQDKDNLISSLQQRIVQLERNVEIKEKEKEDMEETIDILRKELSKTELARKELSIKASSLEIQKSQLETRLTEKETVLKSQQEELNKHSHMIAMIHSLSSGKMKADSVNLSL encoded by the exons atGGATACAGCTTCAAGTCTGAAGTCTTTGTTGCTTGCTATCAATCAGTATAAAAACAGCAAGACTGTACAAAATGCATCACAACTGCAGAAGCATCTTGAT gtCATATCTGGGTTCAAGTCCTCAAAACTCTTTGCATCCAACCAAGTCTTGCCTAATGAATGTTTGACCAATCTTGTTGAGCTTGTTGCTGACCCAAACAGCAATACTTCCCTGACTCTTCAGATTACTGGCCTGCTCTCACATTTAG TTTCAGATGATGAAACTAGAGATACTCTACTAAATAGCTGCAATCTTATTAGTGCGCTTGCCTCTGCAGTTCACTCCAACAGTTCTACTCCTAAAGCACAAGTTGTGTTGCAG AGTCTTCACCTTTTACAGAAAATTACATACAATGCACGAGTGTCTCATTCAAATGCTAATGTTGATGATCTTCTAACATTTTTGATGCAACACAT ACAGACACCTGATGAAGATCTAATGATACCTTGTCTTGGACTAATGGCAAACCTCTGTAGGCATAATCTTTCAGTTCAAGCATACATCAAGTCTTTG agCAATGTAAAAAGTTTCTATCGAACACTTATCACTTTTCTGGCACATAATAGCTTGACAGTTGTTGTGTTTGCCCTTTCTATACTAACAAGCCTTACTTTTAATGAAGAGgttggtgaaaag aTCTTTCATGGAAAAAACATCCATCAAACATTTCAattgatttttaacattattgtaAATGGGGATGGCACGTTAACACGAAAATATGCAGTTGATCTCTTGGTGGATCTTCTCAAAAATCCCAAAATTGCAGATTATCTTTCCAG atATGAACATTTTAGTTTGTGCCTCTCCCAAGTGTTGGGCCTGTTACATGGAAAGGATCCTGATTCTGCAGAAAAG gttCTCCAGCTCCTTATTGCTTTTTGTTTGGATGGAAACCTGTGTAAGATTCTTTGCAAGACTATATTCGCAACTCGCATTTTTGCTGCAAATGATTGCAAAAAAGGTAGCAATGGAAAAGTTATTGAGCCTGTCATTTCACTTCTGCACTGGTGTAGCCAAGATGACCATCAGAATTCCTGCTTGCTTGCTCTGGAACTTATCAAGGAACTGTTGCTG GAAGCAATTGATTCAACACTTTCAAGTTCACTGCtgccttttgttgattttttgctGCCTATTCTTCTGGAGCTCCTGCAGGTACCAGTTCAGCCACCACATGATTCTTCTGCAAAAAAGAAATGTGCAAGAACTGTCAGAGCTATTGATATTTTACTTG TTCTTACTGATGAtgaatcatttaaaatgaatattgctAAACGAATTACTGCAAACATGTGTGTGTCAATATTAGAATATCAGTTTTCTAGTAATTCCATGGAAATTGACTTTGGGAGTTATTTTTCTGTCTTTGg CATAATTGATGCTGATATTGTGCTAAAGACTTTAAATCTAATGAGCAAGATAAAACATTTGGTGCCTAACTTGGAAACAAGTTTTTATAAAATACTTCAG GATCAGCGCCTCATTACACCATTGTCGGCTGCTTTAACATCAGATGACAGACAGAGAGTTCAAACTGCCTTGAGGTTACTGTTTGAAGCTGCACCACTTCCTGACTTCCCTGCAATGGt GCTTGGTGAAAGTATTGCTGCAAACAATTCTTACAGAAAGCATACAACAGATATTTTAGTAAGAGGAAAGCCTTTACACGACTCATCGGCCATTATGCCTAAGCAGTGTTGTCAGACCTACAGTACTGACGGTCCAccaaaatcaaatattcaaaACCTTATAGAAAAGCTACAGACAGGAATTgag tTAAAGGACCAAATCAAGGATAAAAGGGTCTCTGACATAATAGATGTCTATGAGCAGAAAATCTCTGCATTAGCt TTGGAAGAAGGACGATTACAAGATCTTTTGGAAGCAAAAGCTTTAGCACTTGCTCAGTCAGACCGATTAATAGTTCAATACCGCTGTCAAAGGGTACAAGCAGAAGAGGAG GTGCGAAAACTGGCCAGTCTTCTGAAGGatgcagaaagaaagaatgaagagTTTTCTGTACTACTTAATAATCAGCAGCTGGAGTCTGAACGTGCAAAAGATGATATTGAACGGCTTTACCAACATAACCGGAAACTGCAAATTGTTGCTGAGGAACATGaatctttaaaaatgtcattctCTGATTTGGCTAATAC gTATGATGGAACTGAAAAACAACTAAAGGATCTCCAGGCTTCacacaataatttaaataaacaagcggagatgataaaaaagcaaaatgaaaacttaaaatttCAACATGATAA AACCTTAGCACAGTTATCAGAAGTGGAAGAGAAGCGTAAGGAGGTAATAAAAGAATTACAGGATAAAGATAATCTAATATCAA gtTTACAACAGAGAATAGTACAACTAGAGAGAAAtgtagaaattaaagaaaaagaaaaggaagacatGGAAGAAACGATTGACATTCTAAGAAAAGAATTAAGTAAAACCGAATTGGCAAGAAAAGAGCTAAGTATTAAG